Proteins found in one Pelobacter seleniigenes DSM 18267 genomic segment:
- a CDS encoding multicopper oxidase domain-containing protein, protein MKSAGGYLRWFIFCWVVTGFIAGCGGGGSSSSNNDAPTIAVPAAQVGVEGSTLSFSVTGTDANSGDTLSYQLSGAPEGASIDSATGAFTWTPTFDQVGVHVFVFSVSDAVASDSAEVQVTIQVDPARHASLPLAGGTLDPLSIPKFVTPLVIPPVMNTTGTADNYAIAVRQFQQQILPGGIWNTLNGRHDKFPPTTVWSYGPTADPVPDSSALGGGAGIAPAANSQFNYPSYTVETQADTPVSVRWLNDLVDANGNYLPHLLTIDQTLHWANPLQACLDGTTRTDCKGSSGSTYTGPVPMVPHVHGAHVAGHSDGYPEAWWLPAAANLPAGIAKSGTLFDDATGTNPGVLGYADYVYSNDQPATTLWFHDHTLGMTRANVYAGPAGFWLIRGNHSGATSVQDAIDDQRTVAVNDGVLPGPAPVAGNTMLELNVPGDPVRSAVREIPVVIQGRSFNQDGSLFYPERRAFFEGLEPNQLTIDFAGDPDNPTDIAPLWNPEAFFNVMVVNGVSWPKLEVAQATYRLRVLNGCNSRFLNLSAFKVDPATGDIDPSKELPFYQIGTDQGVLPNVLRISTGLATSYPGDGTVPAATPANDPNQALLMGPAERADILIDFSATYVDGSPIADGDLIRLVNTVGDEPFGGFDPASVSDPTTTGQVMQFSVSSSLNGASPTDPTGATPATTIADIRLNAEPQNSAPVVVTRQISLNEEESQDVCARFDSASGGITQIDPLIVPPYDPTGLNIPGDSQLAFHERCDAAGGEPFAPKAALLGTVDLATDPANPAGVGLLWTDKSGVSLPADVTMADGSTVQVNVTENPTAGDTEMWEIYNFTEDAHPIHLHLVRFEVVERRQIGSATGAGDSLLSASVQPWEVGYKDTVIAYPQEITVVRAKFDKAGLYVWHCHILEHEDNEMMRPYVVSP, encoded by the coding sequence ATGAAATCTGCTGGGGGTTATTTGCGATGGTTTATTTTCTGTTGGGTTGTGACCGGATTCATTGCAGGTTGCGGTGGCGGAGGTTCCAGCAGCTCGAACAATGACGCGCCGACGATTGCCGTCCCTGCAGCGCAGGTCGGGGTGGAAGGGAGCACACTGAGTTTCAGTGTGACCGGGACGGATGCAAATAGCGGGGACACCCTGAGCTATCAACTCAGTGGCGCTCCTGAAGGGGCGAGCATCGACAGCGCGACAGGGGCTTTTACCTGGACACCAACGTTTGATCAGGTTGGTGTTCATGTTTTTGTTTTCAGCGTATCGGACGCGGTAGCATCGGATTCAGCCGAGGTTCAGGTGACCATCCAGGTTGACCCGGCGCGACACGCGTCGCTCCCGTTGGCAGGAGGAACCCTGGACCCGTTGTCCATACCAAAATTTGTAACCCCACTGGTTATCCCACCCGTTATGAACACCACGGGTACCGCAGATAACTACGCCATTGCGGTCCGTCAGTTTCAGCAGCAAATTCTTCCTGGCGGGATATGGAATACCCTCAATGGGCGGCACGATAAATTCCCACCAACCACCGTCTGGAGCTATGGACCGACGGCGGACCCTGTGCCGGACTCTTCTGCTCTGGGCGGTGGCGCAGGGATTGCCCCGGCGGCCAATTCCCAATTTAATTACCCTTCCTATACGGTAGAAACCCAGGCGGATACTCCCGTATCTGTCCGCTGGCTCAATGATCTGGTCGATGCGAATGGCAACTATCTGCCCCATCTTCTCACTATTGATCAGACCCTGCACTGGGCCAATCCGCTGCAGGCCTGCCTTGATGGCACGACCAGAACCGACTGTAAAGGCAGTAGTGGCTCCACCTATACCGGACCAGTGCCGATGGTGCCACATGTTCATGGCGCGCATGTTGCCGGGCACAGTGATGGTTATCCGGAAGCCTGGTGGCTGCCGGCGGCAGCAAATCTGCCGGCGGGGATTGCCAAATCAGGTACCCTGTTCGATGATGCGACCGGGACCAATCCAGGTGTTCTGGGCTATGCCGATTATGTCTACTCAAACGATCAACCGGCGACAACCCTCTGGTTCCATGACCACACTCTCGGGATGACCCGAGCGAATGTCTATGCCGGTCCGGCCGGTTTCTGGTTGATCCGGGGGAATCATTCCGGGGCAACCTCCGTTCAGGATGCTATCGACGATCAGCGGACGGTTGCGGTGAATGACGGGGTTCTCCCGGGGCCGGCACCCGTGGCGGGAAATACCATGCTTGAACTGAACGTCCCCGGTGACCCGGTGCGGAGCGCCGTGCGCGAAATTCCGGTGGTTATCCAGGGTCGGTCATTTAATCAGGACGGCTCCCTGTTTTATCCCGAGCGGCGGGCCTTTTTTGAAGGGCTCGAGCCAAATCAGCTGACTATCGATTTTGCCGGAGACCCGGACAATCCGACCGATATCGCTCCACTCTGGAACCCCGAGGCATTTTTCAATGTCATGGTTGTCAATGGGGTGAGTTGGCCAAAACTGGAGGTTGCCCAGGCAACCTATCGGTTACGCGTTCTCAACGGTTGCAATTCGCGCTTCCTTAATCTGTCAGCCTTCAAGGTCGATCCGGCAACGGGTGATATCGATCCAAGTAAAGAGTTGCCATTTTATCAGATCGGCACTGATCAGGGGGTGTTGCCCAATGTTTTGCGGATCTCGACCGGTTTAGCGACAAGTTACCCCGGCGATGGAACTGTTCCTGCTGCCACCCCCGCCAATGATCCGAATCAGGCGCTGCTGATGGGACCGGCGGAAAGAGCTGACATCCTGATCGATTTCAGTGCGACCTATGTTGATGGCAGCCCAATCGCCGACGGCGACCTGATCCGACTGGTCAACACTGTCGGGGATGAGCCTTTCGGTGGGTTCGACCCGGCCAGCGTGTCAGATCCAACGACCACTGGCCAGGTGATGCAGTTTTCTGTTAGTTCGAGCCTTAATGGTGCCAGTCCTACAGACCCGACCGGGGCGACTCCGGCGACCACTATTGCGGATATCCGCCTCAATGCCGAACCACAGAATTCAGCACCGGTTGTAGTGACTCGTCAGATATCCCTCAACGAGGAAGAGTCGCAGGATGTCTGTGCGCGGTTCGACAGTGCCAGTGGGGGCATCACCCAGATCGACCCGCTCATCGTTCCACCCTATGATCCGACCGGTCTGAATATCCCCGGGGATTCTCAGTTAGCCTTCCATGAGCGTTGTGATGCCGCAGGAGGGGAACCCTTTGCCCCCAAGGCGGCACTCCTCGGGACGGTCGACTTAGCAACTGATCCGGCAAATCCCGCCGGGGTTGGACTCCTCTGGACCGACAAATCCGGGGTCAGTCTCCCCGCGGATGTCACCATGGCCGACGGCTCAACTGTCCAGGTGAACGTCACCGAAAATCCAACCGCAGGCGATACGGAAATGTGGGAAATCTACAACTTTACCGAAGATGCCCACCCCATCCACCTGCACCTGGTTCGTTTCGAGGTGGTCGAACGCCGTCAGATTGGCTCAGCAACTGGTGCCGGCGACAGCCTGCTTTCGGCCAGTGTTCAGCCATGGGAGGTCGGATATAAGGATACAGTGATCGCCTATCCGCAGGAAATCACAGTCGTCCGCGCTAAATTTGATAAGGCCGGCTTGTACGTCTGGCATTGTCATATCCTGGAACACGAAGACAACGAGATGATGCGCCCCTATGTTGTCTCGCCGTAA